One region of Chlamydiales bacterium genomic DNA includes:
- a CDS encoding efflux RND transporter periplasmic adaptor subunit produces MGIEDKTPLLQQRKKWIKNLLIVIFACILIYLIYWVIFERKYISTDDAYVEGNIVQISPQTTGVITDIFVTYADKVRQGQLLIKLDNTNAKIELERAKASLASSVRQTAQLFLQVDQAKSNLALQEAKLHQANLDYIHRRNLSQVKAIALEKEENAYTDLQVAQSSTELAHIHLYEALSQVDGTSVVTHPLVLQAKSNVQQAYLNLIHTELLSPVDGFVAKRSAQVGDFVGPGRDLMSIIPLSQIWVTANFKETDLEGISPGQSVNLTSDLYGHDVKYKGIVYGIVPGTGSSFSLLPAMNATGNWIKIIQRVPVIITLEKDNLEKYPLLLGLSMNATVKKTKPKTEPQQQTTEPILLTSIYSDQLELINIEISKIIQQNLGL; encoded by the coding sequence GTGGGAATAGAAGATAAAACACCCTTATTACAGCAACGTAAAAAATGGATAAAAAACCTACTCATAGTTATCTTTGCATGTATTTTAATCTATTTGATTTATTGGGTTATTTTTGAAAGAAAGTATATCTCTACAGATGATGCTTACGTAGAGGGCAATATTGTCCAAATCTCTCCTCAAACTACAGGAGTTATCACCGATATTTTTGTGACTTATGCAGATAAGGTACGCCAAGGACAACTACTCATTAAACTCGACAACACAAATGCCAAAATAGAATTAGAAAGAGCAAAAGCATCTCTTGCATCCTCTGTACGGCAAACTGCGCAACTTTTTTTACAAGTAGATCAAGCAAAATCTAATTTAGCACTTCAAGAAGCAAAACTTCATCAAGCAAATCTCGACTACATCCACAGAAGAAACTTAAGTCAAGTAAAAGCAATTGCCTTAGAGAAAGAAGAGAACGCCTATACCGACTTACAAGTCGCTCAAAGTAGCACAGAGCTTGCACACATTCATTTATATGAAGCACTTTCTCAAGTAGATGGTACCTCTGTCGTCACCCACCCACTCGTACTACAGGCAAAAAGCAATGTACAGCAAGCTTACCTCAATCTCATTCATACAGAACTCTTGAGCCCTGTAGATGGTTTTGTTGCAAAGAGATCTGCTCAAGTAGGGGATTTTGTGGGGCCCGGAAGAGATCTTATGTCCATCATACCCCTATCTCAGATATGGGTTACAGCAAATTTTAAAGAGACCGATCTAGAAGGCATATCTCCAGGACAGTCTGTAAATCTAACATCTGATTTATATGGACATGATGTCAAATATAAAGGAATCGTTTATGGCATAGTTCCAGGAACAGGGAGCAGCTTTAGTTTACTTCCTGCAATGAATGCAACTGGCAATTGGATTAAAATCATTCAACGCGTTCCTGTCATCATCACATTAGAAAAGGATAATTTAGAAAAGTATCCTCTCTTACTTGGCCTATCTATGAATGCTACAGTAAAAAAAACAAAGCCCAAAACTGAACCTCAACAACAAACAACAGAACCTATACTACTCACATCCATTTACAGTGATCAATTAGAACTCATCAATATAGAAATCAGCAAGATTATTCAACAAAACTTAGGGCTTTAA
- a CDS encoding TIGR00153 family protein, protein MLNILKLFGQSPFSPLQLHMQKVANCVGKIKEIFLALADEDYARVEKLAAQISELEHEADLTKNDIRNHLTKGLFLLIDRRDLLDILSIQDSIADKAEDISVLLTIRNLKMESVFQPHFNNFLEKNIESFQSILQVIQELDELLETSFGGLEAEKVKKMVEHVAYLEHEADLLQLQLLKRLFNSEKDLAYPVFQLWLKIFEEIGSLSNLSERLGNRIRMLLEVK, encoded by the coding sequence ATGCTTAATATTTTGAAATTATTTGGACAGTCTCCTTTTTCTCCTCTTCAATTGCATATGCAAAAAGTTGCAAATTGCGTTGGAAAGATAAAGGAAATTTTTTTGGCGCTTGCTGATGAGGATTATGCAAGAGTTGAAAAGCTTGCAGCGCAAATTTCTGAATTAGAACATGAAGCAGATCTTACAAAAAATGATATTCGCAACCATTTGACAAAGGGACTTTTTCTATTAATTGATAGAAGAGATTTACTTGATATTCTTTCCATTCAAGATAGCATTGCAGATAAAGCAGAGGATATAAGTGTTCTTTTAACAATTAGAAACCTTAAGATGGAAAGTGTATTTCAGCCCCACTTTAATAACTTTTTAGAAAAAAATATTGAGTCCTTTCAGAGTATTTTACAAGTGATTCAGGAGTTAGATGAGCTTTTAGAAACCTCATTTGGTGGACTTGAAGCAGAGAAGGTTAAAAAAATGGTTGAGCATGTAGCTTATCTAGAACATGAAGCGGATTTATTACAGCTACAGCTTTTAAAGCGTTTATTCAATAGTGAGAAAGATCTTGCCTACCCTGTGTTTCAACTTTGGTTGAAAATTTTTGAAGAGATTGGATCTCTTTCAAACCTATCAGAGAGATTAGGTAATCGTATACGTATGTTGTTAGAAGTAAAATAA
- a CDS encoding inorganic phosphate transporter, with product MIGHEGFILVLALILGFYLAWNIGANDVANAMGTSVGSGALTLKRAIIIAALLEFCGAFFVGAHVTETIEKGLINTELFYQNPNVLLYGMLASLLATGVWLQIASYFGWPVSTTHCIIGSVVGFGLILGGVEAVEWTNLIIIGTSWVLSPLMGGILSFGIFTLLRRYIFYSKNPVRATKRIAPILVFGVFSILSLVVLFKGLTHLDIHLDFLEALGISVGMGIVTGLLTYILLRSLKDKEDADVSMDGTEYAVVEKIFIPLQIVSACCMAFAHGANDVANAIGPLASIVSILHTHQSIMSAEIPTWILALGGLGIVVGLATWGWRVIETIGKKLTELTPSRGFAAEFGAATTILLASKLGLPVSTTHTLVGSVLGVGLARGIGALNLGMIREIVLSWVVTIPVGALLSVLFYYCFAFFI from the coding sequence ATGATAGGGCATGAAGGATTTATATTAGTTTTAGCGCTTATTCTAGGCTTTTATCTTGCCTGGAATATAGGTGCTAATGACGTTGCAAACGCCATGGGAACATCTGTGGGTTCTGGCGCATTGACACTAAAGAGAGCAATTATTATCGCGGCTCTTTTAGAATTTTGCGGGGCCTTTTTTGTAGGAGCACATGTTACTGAGACAATAGAAAAAGGTCTTATTAACACAGAGCTTTTTTATCAAAATCCCAATGTTTTGCTCTACGGTATGCTCGCATCCTTGCTCGCAACGGGTGTTTGGTTGCAAATTGCTTCCTATTTTGGCTGGCCCGTCTCTACAACGCACTGCATTATTGGCTCTGTTGTTGGTTTTGGACTGATTCTTGGGGGTGTGGAAGCTGTTGAGTGGACAAATCTTATCATCATTGGTACAAGCTGGGTTTTGTCTCCATTGATGGGAGGTATTTTATCATTTGGAATTTTTACTCTCTTAAGAAGATATATCTTTTATTCAAAAAACCCTGTGCGAGCAACTAAGCGGATTGCTCCCATTCTTGTTTTTGGCGTATTTTCTATATTGAGCCTCGTAGTCCTTTTCAAGGGACTTACGCATCTTGATATCCACCTTGATTTTTTAGAAGCGCTTGGTATTTCGGTAGGCATGGGGATTGTTACTGGCTTACTGACGTATATACTTTTGCGCTCGCTTAAAGATAAGGAAGATGCAGATGTATCTATGGACGGTACTGAATATGCTGTTGTAGAGAAAATTTTTATCCCCCTTCAAATTGTGAGTGCCTGTTGTATGGCATTTGCGCATGGGGCAAATGATGTTGCCAATGCAATTGGTCCTCTTGCGTCTATCGTTTCTATTTTACACACGCATCAGTCTATTATGAGCGCAGAAATCCCCACATGGATTTTGGCCTTGGGAGGTCTTGGCATTGTTGTAGGCCTTGCAACTTGGGGGTGGAGAGTCATAGAAACAATTGGCAAAAAACTTACAGAGCTTACGCCCAGCAGAGGGTTTGCAGCGGAATTTGGAGCTGCAACTACTATTTTACTTGCCTCAAAGCTCGGTCTTCCTGTTTCTACTACACACACACTTGTAGGATCTGTTCTTGGAGTTGGCCTTGCAAGAGGTATTGGGGCTCTAAACCTGGGCATGATCAGAGAAATCGTACTCTCATGGGTTGTGACAATTCCCGTTGGAGCACTTCTCTCCGTTCTCTTTTATTACTGCTTTGCCTTTTTTATCTAA
- a CDS encoding saccharopine dehydrogenase NADP-binding domain-containing protein produces METFGGNILIIGCGSVAQCVLPLLFKHISINPSQITVLDCLDKKNTIQDSLNKGVNYVQSQVTKENYQALLSSYLSKGDLLLDLSVGIDTCALIQWCHEQDILFVNTSIEIWGKDDITHIKNFHEQSLYLRHIKLEQMIKTWKHSGPTAIIEHGANPGLVSHFAKQALLDIAKELLQTKMNPSKKALLEKALQEKDFALLAQVENVKVIHISEKDTQISSIPKASYEFINTWSCDGLIEEGAAPAEVGFGTHEEALPEHGLEHTTGLKHQILLKTRGCNSFVRSWVPSGPIIGMIIRHGESYTLCKKLSVYENGKAIYRPTVHYAYQLCNDAVTSLQDLEKTNWKSTPKTRILNDEIISGHDELGCLLMGHDFDSWWIGSILDIDAARKLVPHQSATTVQVAIGVVAAMVFAITHPRLGFCVPDDLDHEFILTIAKPYLGTFLSTKASFHPEFAKKWQLTEFLLKQ; encoded by the coding sequence ATGGAAACATTTGGAGGGAATATTCTTATTATAGGCTGTGGAAGTGTAGCTCAGTGTGTCCTTCCTCTCCTATTTAAGCACATTTCAATAAATCCTTCCCAAATTACTGTACTAGACTGTCTAGATAAAAAAAATACCATCCAAGATAGCCTTAATAAAGGCGTCAATTATGTACAAAGCCAAGTTACCAAAGAAAACTATCAAGCTCTCTTATCTTCCTATTTAAGTAAAGGTGACCTGCTCTTAGATCTGTCTGTTGGTATCGATACCTGCGCACTCATTCAATGGTGTCATGAGCAAGATATACTCTTTGTCAATACCTCCATAGAAATTTGGGGCAAAGATGACATTACTCACATCAAAAATTTTCACGAACAATCTCTTTATTTAAGACATATTAAACTAGAACAAATGATAAAGACATGGAAACATAGCGGCCCTACTGCCATCATCGAGCATGGAGCAAATCCAGGTCTTGTCTCGCATTTTGCAAAACAAGCTCTGTTAGATATTGCTAAAGAACTTTTGCAAACAAAAATGAATCCTTCAAAAAAAGCTCTTCTAGAAAAAGCTCTACAAGAAAAAGATTTTGCTCTACTTGCACAAGTTGAAAACGTAAAAGTCATTCATATCTCAGAAAAAGATACTCAAATCTCATCTATCCCAAAAGCTTCTTATGAATTTATCAACACATGGAGCTGTGATGGACTTATCGAAGAGGGCGCAGCACCTGCAGAAGTTGGCTTTGGCACTCACGAAGAGGCGCTTCCAGAGCATGGATTAGAGCATACCACAGGACTTAAGCATCAGATCTTATTAAAAACTAGAGGCTGTAATTCCTTTGTCCGATCTTGGGTTCCAAGTGGCCCTATTATTGGCATGATCATTCGCCACGGGGAGTCTTACACTCTATGCAAAAAACTCTCTGTTTATGAAAATGGAAAAGCTATTTACAGACCAACTGTTCACTATGCCTATCAACTTTGCAACGATGCAGTAACTTCCTTGCAAGACCTAGAAAAAACAAACTGGAAATCCACCCCCAAAACACGTATTCTCAATGACGAAATCATCTCTGGCCATGATGAACTTGGCTGTCTACTGATGGGTCATGACTTTGACTCCTGGTGGATTGGAAGCATATTAGATATTGATGCAGCAAGAAAACTCGTTCCACACCAAAGTGCAACAACAGTACAAGTTGCAATAGGTGTTGTTGCTGCCATGGTGTTTGCTATAACACACCCTCGTTTAGGCTTCTGTGTGCCAGATGATTTAGACCACGAATTCATCCTAACTATTGCAAAACCCTATCTTGGAACATTCCTTTCTACAAAAGCAAGCTTTCATCCAGAATTTGCTAAAAAATGGCAACTAACAGAATTTTTGCTTAAACAATAG
- the sthA gene encoding Si-specific NAD(P)(+) transhydrogenase, with amino-acid sequence MEKYDLIVIGSGPAGEKAAVKAAYFGKRVAIIEKEKRFGGAGINTGTLPSKTLKETALFFSGKYEKGLFGVDRTLKHQATVDDFMFRKNYVVTSEGDEVHRNLNRHRVDIYKGIASFEDSHTVKITGEASNTIYGESIIIATGSYPFHPQDIPFDGKRVHDSDTILDITRIPQSICIVGAGVIGCEYVTIFATMGSKVYLINRTDAILPFIDKEITSNLIHSMEKDDTEILFNESVKSINLPDSDREFLRIGLESGKWLHVDMFLFAAGRNGNTKDLQCEKAGITVGKREQLTVDDHYRTNVPHIYAVGDVIGFPALASTSMDQGRVAVTHIFNTGDLDNLAKVIPYGIYTVPEVSMVGVTEEEAIEKKMNYCVGRARYGDMARGKIMGAVEGIMKIIFTRDDLVVRGVHVIGPLATEIIHYGLSLVENKKTVMHVISTVFNYPTLHDLYKYASYDGLGNLSGHKVKD; translated from the coding sequence AAGAAAAGCGCTTTGGTGGCGCAGGAATTAATACAGGCACTCTTCCCTCAAAGACCTTGAAAGAAACGGCCCTATTTTTCTCAGGAAAATATGAAAAAGGATTGTTTGGCGTAGACCGAACTCTTAAACATCAAGCAACCGTTGATGATTTCATGTTCAGAAAAAACTACGTAGTAACATCTGAGGGTGATGAAGTACACCGTAACTTAAACAGACACCGAGTGGATATCTACAAAGGCATTGCAAGCTTTGAAGACTCTCATACAGTCAAAATAACGGGAGAAGCCTCCAACACCATCTATGGTGAATCTATCATTATAGCAACAGGCTCTTACCCCTTTCACCCACAAGATATTCCCTTTGATGGCAAGAGAGTCCATGACTCTGATACTATCTTAGATATCACAAGAATTCCTCAATCTATCTGCATCGTAGGGGCCGGTGTCATTGGCTGTGAATATGTCACCATATTTGCAACAATGGGCTCCAAAGTTTACTTGATTAACAGAACAGATGCGATCTTACCCTTCATTGACAAAGAAATTACAAGCAACCTGATTCATAGCATGGAAAAAGATGACACAGAAATTCTATTTAATGAATCTGTAAAATCTATCAATCTACCAGATTCTGACAGGGAGTTTTTAAGGATAGGTCTTGAAAGTGGTAAATGGTTACACGTTGATATGTTCCTCTTTGCTGCTGGACGAAATGGTAATACAAAAGACTTGCAATGCGAAAAAGCTGGTATCACTGTTGGAAAAAGAGAGCAGCTGACAGTAGATGACCACTACCGTACAAACGTACCCCACATCTACGCTGTAGGTGATGTCATCGGATTTCCAGCACTTGCAAGTACAAGCATGGATCAGGGAAGAGTTGCAGTCACCCATATTTTTAACACAGGTGACTTAGACAACCTTGCAAAAGTGATTCCTTACGGTATCTACACAGTTCCAGAAGTATCTATGGTAGGTGTTACAGAAGAAGAAGCTATAGAAAAAAAGATGAACTATTGCGTTGGAAGAGCGCGCTATGGCGATATGGCCAGAGGTAAAATCATGGGAGCTGTCGAGGGCATCATGAAAATCATTTTTACCAGAGACGATCTAGTAGTTCGCGGCGTTCATGTCATAGGCCCTCTTGCAACAGAAATCATTCACTACGGACTTTCTCTTGTAGAAAACAAAAAAACAGTCATGCATGTTATATCCACTGTATTTAACTACCCAACACTGCACGATCTTTATAAGTACGCATCCTATGATGGCCTTGGCAACCTCTCTGGGCACAAAGTGAAGGATTAA